In the genome of Mucisphaera calidilacus, one region contains:
- a CDS encoding PEP-CTERM sorting domain-containing protein gives MQADLVGFSYSENFDGTPVGDLLPAGWVEANGDFDISLEAKHGNTNAAKLVGSASGIEVATYNGLSTDPGMSPAANWLNYGFSASLGTDTWSESTSIWWGMLARVQDDGSAYGFRITSNGVTNTVIQLIRVTSTGGIATLGTSSSTSTIDSGETVDIEFSVSNDDINSEVDLAVTMVTNNGVTKSLSRSVDYSNSTVIATPGPLGFVANSANRGPSWDDIVVNGLAVPVPEPSALALALLGLAGVAGRRG, from the coding sequence GGTCGGCTTCTCGTATTCCGAGAACTTCGACGGCACGCCCGTGGGCGATCTGCTGCCGGCCGGCTGGGTCGAGGCCAACGGCGACTTTGACATCAGCCTTGAGGCGAAGCACGGCAACACCAACGCTGCCAAGCTCGTGGGTTCGGCCAGCGGTATCGAGGTGGCGACCTACAACGGCTTGTCGACCGATCCGGGCATGTCACCCGCGGCGAACTGGCTGAACTACGGCTTCAGCGCCAGCCTCGGGACCGACACCTGGTCCGAGAGCACCTCGATCTGGTGGGGCATGCTCGCACGCGTTCAGGACGATGGCTCGGCCTACGGCTTCCGCATCACCTCGAACGGCGTCACGAACACCGTGATCCAGCTGATCCGGGTGACGTCGACAGGCGGGATTGCCACCCTCGGCACCAGCAGTAGCACGAGCACGATCGACTCGGGCGAAACGGTCGACATCGAATTCAGCGTCTCCAACGACGACATCAACAGCGAAGTCGATCTTGCGGTGACCATGGTTACGAACAACGGTGTCACCAAGAGTCTCTCGCGCAGCGTGGATTATTCGAACAGCACCGTCATCGCGACGCCGGGGCCTCTGGGCTTTGTGGCGAACTCGGCCAACCGTGGCCCCTCGTGGGATGACATTGTTGTCAACGGCCTGGCCGTGCCCGTTCCCGAGCCCTCTGCACTCGCTCTGGCCCTGCTGGGTCTCGCGGGTGTCGCCGGGCGTCGTGGGTGA